GCTGACGGATGTATTGGTCATTCCCGGGCGCGCGAGGGACAAGGTCATTTCCAAAATTACGCCGGCGCTCTTCGGCGCCTTCGTGTACGGGTTCAGCGAAACGATTGTCGTTTCTTTATATCCCCTCTATTTAATAAGGGAGCATGTCGCGGTCTCCCGGACAGGATATGCCTTAAGTATTTTTGTGATCGGCAGCATTATCGGCCTGCTTCCATTAACCTATCTGGCCGACCGGATGGGGCGGAGGAAGTGCCTGGCTTTATGTGTTCTTTTTTCCACTTTGGCTGTGATCGGCATCGTGTCCGTTTCGGATTTAACTCTTAAAATGCTGTTTTCCTTCGCCGCCGGGTTTATGATCGGACCGCTGTATCCTCTCTCTATGGCTCTTGCGGTTCAAGATTTATCGGAAAGCGAGCGTTCCTCGGGAAATGCGTGGTTCACTACCTTTTACGGCTTTGGTTCGGCGGCGGGGCCGTTCTTCTCCTCTGTCGTTATGGACGTGTGGGGGCACCGGCATATTTTTACGGCAAGTCTGCTGCTGTTTGGCTTGTTTCTGACCCATATGTTTGTGACAAGAAAAGGTTCAAAAGTACGATTAGCCAAGGAGGAAATGTTGTGAGCAGATTCAAAAGGAAGAGTAAAGAGAACCTTTCCATTCTCAAAGGGAAAAGCATAACCGGCAAATTTGCCGAGCTCGGGAATCTGGCGAATGCCCTCGTTCAAGTGACGGGCAACCCGGACAGAGGCATCACTTTTATCCAAAATGATAACTCGGAGTTCTTCCTTTCGTATCAGGCTCTGCTGGACGGAGCTACCCGCCGTCTCGGAGGCCTGCAGGAACAAGGGTTTAAGCCGGGCCAGTATGCGCTGATTTTGCTGGAAGACAGCAAGGAGTTCATTCTTACTTTCTGGGCATGCATCCTTGGTGGCGTTATCCCTGTTCCGGCATCCTACCCGGCTTCCTCCAAAGTAATCAATACCTCGCTCAGCAAGCTGCTGGCAATATGGGAGGTTCTGGAGCGTCCCCGGATTCTGTCCGACCGCAGTCTGCTCGAGGCCCGTGCAGAAATGGAAACCACACTCGGCATCGGCGGACTTGAGATTCTTGAAGCTCACAGCCTGGATCAGGCGCAGCAGGACGGAGTTCTTATGCTGGCTGATGCCCATTCGCCCGCGCTGATCCAGTTTAGCTCCGGCAGCACGAATATACCCAAGGGAACGATCCTGACCCATGACAACCTGTTAACAAATTTAGAAGCCATTATATCCAGCATGGGGATGACGGATGAAGACCGTTCCCTCGGCTGGATGCCGTACCACCACGATATGGGGCTGATCGGCTTCCACCTCTCCACTTTGGTTTGCGGAATTAAACAGTTCAATATGACGCCCATGAAATTCGTCAAGCGGCCGACTCTGTGGCTCGATATGATCGATAAGCACCGGATCACCTTCTCCGGCTGCCCCAATTTCGGACTCCGTCTCGTTTATAGCAGGGTGAAGGAAGAGCAGCTGGGCTCATGGGACCTAAGCTCGCTAAGATTGCTCTTTAACGGCGCCGAGCCCATTTCGGTCAAGACGATGCGGAAATTCATGGACAAGTTTGCGAAAAGCGGATTCAACAAAAATGCGATGTTTCCGGTCTACGGGATGGCTGAGGCCTGCCTGGCCGTAAGCTTTCCCATCCTGGGCGAAGAGCCTCAGGTACACTCGCTGAACCGCGAATTGCTGGCGGGGGAATCCCGCGCCGAGGCTATTGACGAGAACGACAAGCGGGCCACTTTAATGGCCGATGAAGGCTATCCTGTTAACGGCATGGAAATTCGGATTGTGGAGGAGGAGACCAGCGCAGTCGTTCCAGAGGGAACGGTGGGTGAAATTCAGATTCGCGGGCGGAATGTCACTTCCGGCTACATCAACAACCCTGAGGTTACGGCCAAGTCTTTTCAGGACGGCTGGTTAAAGACCGGCGATACCGGCTTTATTTTGAACGGGCGTTTAACGGTCAGCGGACGAATCAAGGACATTATCTTCGTCAATGGACAGAACTTTTTCGCCCATGATATTGAAGCGGTTATCGAAGAACTGGACGAAGTCGAACCCGGGAAAATTGCCGTTTGCGGTTGGCATGATGAGGAAGAGGGAAAAGAAAAGGTGGGGCTGTTCTCTACCCTGCGGCTGCAGGAGAAGGATGTGGAGCCGGTCTATTCACGAATCCTCCGCCACATCAACGAGACGATAGGGATTCCTGTCGACTATGTCTCATTCATCCGCTCCATTCCCAAGACGACCAGCGGCAAAGTGCAGCGATTCCAGCTCGTCGGATCATTCAAGAAGGGTGAATTTAAGGACAAGACGTATCCGGGCTCTTATTTTGCCGCTGAAGCTAAGCCGTTGGAACCGGAGAGAACGCCGGGCGGTGAAGCCGCTTCCGCTTCCGGGGCATTTGCGGAGAAAATCCGGAACATATGGGCATCTGTTCTTCATAAACCGGTGGAAACTATTCCGTACGATGAGCCCTTCCTGTCACTGGGAGGGACTTCGCTGAAGGCGATGCAAATTCTTGGGGCGCTTGAGGATGAGCTGTCCATGGAGCTGACACATGATCTGTTAATCAAATGCCGCACCGTGCGTGAAATGGACGAGTACCTTGCCGCCTGGGTTAACTCCAACGGCAGACCGTCCGAAGAACGAAAGGAACCGTCCGTTTCAAATGGAGTGAAGTCCGGCGGCGGGGATATTGCCGTGATCGCGATGGCCTGCCGCTTCCCGGGAGCTTCCAGCCCGGAGGAGTTCTGGAACAACCTGGCGCAGGGAGTGCAGTCTATCGGCGAAGTGCCCGGCAGCCATTGGAATATTGACGATTATTACAGTCCCACTCCGGAATTCGGCAAGACCTACTGCCGTACCGGGGGCTTTCTTGACAATCCCTACGGCTTCGACGCCGGCTTGTTTGGCATCTCCGAAGAAGAAGCGGCGGTGATGGACCCGCAGCAGCGGATGGTCCTGGAACTGACATACGAGCTGATCGAACGGGCGGGGTATTCCCGGCAGCAAATGAGCGGGAAGAAGGTTGGACTCTTTGTCGGTGCGGGAGGAAATTCCTATTTCGAATACCATCTGAATACGTTGAACCGGATGAAGCTGCAGAGCTTCGACAGCTTCGCCGTGCTTAGCAGCGAACAGCAGGAGCGGATCCTGGAAGAGTGGCGGTGGAAGCTGGGTTACACTGGCGATCATTCCAATCTGCTGGTCGATAATATCGTCAATATGATTCCGGCGCGGACCTCCCAGGAATTCAATTTCAAAGGTCCGAGCATGGCGGTGGATACGGCCTGCTCATCATCGCTGGTCACGCTGCATCTTGCCGCCGATTCCATTCGCCGAGGGGAATGCGAGTCCGCGATCGCCGGAGGAGTTTCTCTCCTGCTGACGCCTACTTCGTATCAATATTTCAGCAATGCAGGCGCTTTGTCTCCAAGCGGGCGCAGCAGCGTCTTTGATGCCGATGCGGACGGATTCGTGCCGGGAGAAGGCGGCGGGCTCGTGATGCTGAAGTCCCTTGAACAAGCGCAAAGAGACGGAGATTCCGTCCTGGCGGTTCTGAGGGCGAGTGAAATCAACAATGACGGCCATTCCATCGGTGTAATGGCCCCAAACCCTGACGGGCAGAGGGAGTTGATCGAGTCCCTCTATGTGCGCAGCGGGCTGAATCCGGCGGATATTCAGTATGTGGAGGCCCATGGAACGGGTACGAAGATCGGCGACCCAAGCGAAGTCAGAGCGCTGGATAAAGCGTTCAAGAGCTGGGGGCTTGCAAGGCAGTCGATTGCCATTGGTTCGGTAAAATCCAATATCGGACACCTTTTGGGCGCGGCGGGAATCGCCAGCTTTATCAAAATCGTCATGGCCTTGCGGAACAAAACGATGCCGCCGCAGATGAATGTCGTTAAGCCGAATCCAATGCTGAAATTTGAGCAGACTCCCTTCTATCTGCTCTCGGAAGCCAGCGAATGGAAAGTAGCGGATGGAGCGGCCAGACGTGCGGCCATTAACTCTTTCGGCTTTGGCGGGACCAACAGCCATATGGTTGTAGAAGAGGCGCCGCAGGGCCACACGATAAGCGGGGAAGCGTATCCGGAGCGGCCGAAGCATGTCATCGGGCTGTCGGCTCATACGTCTTCCGCGCTGGAGCAGAAGAAAGCGGATCTTGCGGCCTTTCTCGAACAATCCGGGGAGTATTCACTCGCCGAGATTTGCTATACGGAAAATGTTGCGCGTACGGCGCTGCCGCACCGTTTCCATGCTGTAGCGGATTCGGCCCAGGACCTTATCGGCAAATTGAAACTCAGTTCACCGGAATCCACCCCAGCCTTTATTTCGCCGAAGATTGCGTTGATGTTTACCGGACAAGGTTCGCAATACGCGGGGATGGGCAGAGCTTTATACGACCAACTTCCCGCTTTCCGTAAAATTGTGGACGATTGCTCCGAAGCCTTTTATCCGTATCTGCAGTTGAAGCTGACCGATTTACTCTACGGTGCGGAGGCCGATAACCAAGTTCTTGCACAGACAAACATCACCCAACCGGCCGTCTTCACGATGGACTATGCCTTTGGCAGGCTGCTGCTGGATTCCGGCATCCGGCCCGCTTACCTTCTCGGTCACAGCATCGGCGAATGGGCTGCCGCTTGTCTCGCGGGCGTCGTTAACCTTGCGGATGCGGCAAGATTGGTAGCCGTAAGAGGCAAATTAATGAGCGAGCTGCCGGCGGCGGGAGCCATGGCCGCCGTATTTACTTCAAGCAGCAAGCTTGATGCCTTGATGCAATCCTTTGAAGGTTCCTTGTGGGTCGCCGGATACAACGTCACGCATCAGGTTGTGTCCGGAACGGCGGAGGCGGTGGAAGCATT
This region of Paenibacillus sp. URB8-2 genomic DNA includes:
- a CDS encoding MFS transporter, with product MEQRSGKLHELFGGGKGIIFSIALLVGTSMGVINPLSTTHMTTNHGDEIWIGIISSSYFFFMALGSVFVDRTMRGSNVKRVITTGLLLTAVCASIFPFFTINGIWLGLMSVMGIGISCNMVGMQTALHNLSSVKSLGMINGIYSLCFALGLIVSAALAPQVYGYAAWLPFAFSGLCLMLAAGIIHFKLTDVLVIPGRARDKVISKITPALFGAFVYGFSETIVVSLYPLYLIREHVAVSRTGYALSIFVIGSIIGLLPLTYLADRMGRRKCLALCVLFSTLAVIGIVSVSDLTLKMLFSFAAGFMIGPLYPLSMALAVQDLSESERSSGNAWFTTFYGFGSAAGPFFSSVVMDVWGHRHIFTASLLLFGLFLTHMFVTRKGSKVRLAKEEML